The following proteins are encoded in a genomic region of Pan troglodytes isolate AG18354 chromosome 2, NHGRI_mPanTro3-v2.0_pri, whole genome shotgun sequence:
- the ACTL6A gene encoding actin-like protein 6A, producing the protein MVVERDDGSTLMEIDGDKGKQGGPTYYIDTNALRVPRENMEAISPLKNGMVEDWDSFQAILDHTYKMHVKSEASLHPVLMSEAPWNTRAKREKLTELMFEHYNIPAFFLCKTAVLTAFANGRSTGLILDSGATHTTAIPVHDGYVLQQGIVKSPLAGDFITMQCRELFQEMNIELVPPYMIASKEAVREGSPANWKRKEKLPQVTRSWHNYMCNCVIQDFQASVLQVSDSTYDEQVAAQMPTVHYEFPNGYNCDFGAERLKIPEGLFDPSNVKGLSGNTMLGVSHVVTTSVGMCDIDIRPGLYGSVIVAGGNTLIQSFTDRLNRELSQKTPPSMRLKLIANNTTVERRFSSWIGGSILASLGTFQQMWISKQEYEEGGKQCVERKCP; encoded by the exons ATGGTGGTAGAAAGAGATGACGGAAGCACATTAATGGAAATAGATGGCGATAAAGGCAAACAAGGCGGTCCCACCTACTACATAGATACTAATGCTCTGCGTGTTCCGAGGGAGAATATGGAGGCCATTTCACCTCTAAAAAATGGGATGG TTGAAGACTGGGATAGTTTCCAGGCTATTTTGGATCATACCTACAAAATGCATGTCAAATCAGAAGCCAGtctccatcctgttctcatgTCAGAGGCACCG TGGAATACTAgagcaaagagagagaaactgacaGAGTTAATGTTTGAACACTACAACATCCCTGCCTTCTTCCTTTGCAAAACTGCAGTTTTGACAGC ATTTGCTAATGGTCGTTCTACTGGGCTGATTTTGGACAGTGGAGCCACTCATACCACTGCAATTCCAGTCCACGATGGCTATGTCCTTCAACAAG GCATTGTGAAATCCCCTCTTGCTGGAGACTTTATTACTATGCAGTGCAGAGAACTCTTCCAAGAAATGAATATTGAATTGGTTCCTCCATATATGATTGCATCAAAA GAAGCTGTTCGTGAAGGATCTCCagcaaactggaaaagaaaagagaagttgCCTCAGGTTACGAGGTCTTGGCACAATTATATGTGTAAT TGTGTTATCCAGGATTTTCAAGCTTCGGTACTTCAAGTGTCAGATTCAACTTATGATGAACA AGTGGCTGCACAGATGCCAACTGTTCATTATGAATTCCCCAATGGCTACAATTGTGATTTTGGTGCAGAGCGGCTAAAGATTCCAGAAGGATTATTTGACCCTTCCAATGTAAAG gGGTTATCAGGAAACACAATGTTAGGAGTCAGTCATGTTGTCACCACAAGTGTTGGGATGTGTGATATTGATATCAGACCA GGTCTCTATGGCAGTGTAATAGTGGCAGGAGGAAACACACTAATACAGAGTTTTACTGACAGGTTGAATAGAGAGCTGTCTCAGAAAACTCCTCCA AGTATGCGGTTGAAATTGATTGCAAATAATACAACAGTGGAACGGAGGTTTAGCTCATGGATTGGCGGCTCCATTCTAGCCTCTTTG gGTACCTTTCAACAGATGTGGATTTCCAAGCAAGAATATGAAGAAGGAGGGAAGCAGTGTGTAGAAAGAAAATGCCCTTGA
- the MRPL47 gene encoding large ribosomal subunit protein uL29m isoform X2: MLLTLEQEAKRQRLPMPSPERLDKVVDSMDALDKVVQEREDALRLLQTGQERARPGAWRRDIFGRIIWHKFKQWVIPWHLNKRYNRKRFFALPYVDHFLRLEREKRARIKARKENLERKKAKILLKKFPHLAEAQKSSLV; this comes from the exons atgcttCTAACCCTAGAGCAGGAGGCCAAGCGGCAGAGATTGCCAATGCCAAGTCCAGAGCGGTTAGATAAG GTAGTAGATTCCATGGATGCATTAGATAAAGTTGTCCAGGAAAGAGAAGATGCCCTAAGGCTTCTTCAGACTGGTCAAGAAAGAGCTAGACCTGGTGCTTGGAGAAGAGACATCTTTGGAAGAATCATCTG GCACAAGTTCAAGCAGTGGGTTATACCTTGGCACCTAAATAAAAGATACAATAGGAAACGATTCTTTGCCTTGCCTTATGTGGACCATTTTCTCAG ACTGGAACGTGAGAAACGAGCCCGCATCAAAGCACGGAAGGAAAatttagagagaaagaaagcaaaaattcttttaaaaaagtttccacATCTTGCTGAAGCCCAAAAGTCAAGTCTTGTCTAA
- the MRPL47 gene encoding large ribosomal subunit protein uL29m isoform X1, with the protein MAAAGLALLCRRVSSSLKASRSLITPQVPACTGFFLSLLPNSTPNVTSFHQYRLLHTTLSRKGLEEFFDDPKNWGQEKVKSGAAWTCQQLRNKSNEDLHKLWYVLLKERNMLLTLEQEAKRQRLPMPSPERLDKVVDSMDALDKVVQEREDALRLLQTGQERARPGAWRRDIFGRIIWHKFKQWVIPWHLNKRYNRKRFFALPYVDHFLRLEREKRARIKARKENLERKKAKILLKKFPHLAEAQKSSLV; encoded by the exons ATGGCTGCGGCCGGTTTGGCCCTTCTTTGTAGGAGAGTTTCATCCTCCCTGAAAGCTTCCCGATCGTTAATAACTCCTCAGGTCCCTGCCTGCACAGG GTTTTTTCTTAGTTTGTTGCCTAACAGTACACCAAATGTGACATCCTTTCACCAATATAGATTACTTCATACCACATTGTCAAGGAAAGGACTAGAAGAATTTTTTGATGACCCAAAAAACTGGGggcaagaaaaagtaaaatctg gaGCAGCATGGACCTGTCAGCAACTAAGGAACAAAAGTAATGAAGATTTACACAAACTTTG GTATGTCttactgaaagaaagaaacatgcttCTAACCCTAGAGCAGGAGGCCAAGCGGCAGAGATTGCCAATGCCAAGTCCAGAGCGGTTAGATAAG GTAGTAGATTCCATGGATGCATTAGATAAAGTTGTCCAGGAAAGAGAAGATGCCCTAAGGCTTCTTCAGACTGGTCAAGAAAGAGCTAGACCTGGTGCTTGGAGAAGAGACATCTTTGGAAGAATCATCTG GCACAAGTTCAAGCAGTGGGTTATACCTTGGCACCTAAATAAAAGATACAATAGGAAACGATTCTTTGCCTTGCCTTATGTGGACCATTTTCTCAG ACTGGAACGTGAGAAACGAGCCCGCATCAAAGCACGGAAGGAAAatttagagagaaagaaagcaaaaattcttttaaaaaagtttccacATCTTGCTGAAGCCCAAAAGTCAAGTCTTGTCTAA
- the ACTL6A gene encoding actin-like protein 6A isoform X1 gives MSGGVYGGDEVGALVFDIGSYTVRAGYAGEDCPKVDFPTAIGMVVERDDGSTLMEIDGDKGKQGGPTYYIDTNALRVPRENMEAISPLKNGMVEDWDSFQAILDHTYKMHVKSEASLHPVLMSEAPWNTRAKREKLTELMFEHYNIPAFFLCKTAVLTAFANGRSTGLILDSGATHTTAIPVHDGYVLQQGIVKSPLAGDFITMQCRELFQEMNIELVPPYMIASKEAVREGSPANWKRKEKLPQVTRSWHNYMCNCVIQDFQASVLQVSDSTYDEQVAAQMPTVHYEFPNGYNCDFGAERLKIPEGLFDPSNVKGLSGNTMLGVSHVVTTSVGMCDIDIRPGLYGSVIVAGGNTLIQSFTDRLNRELSQKTPPSMRLKLIANNTTVERRFSSWIGGSILASLGTFQQMWISKQEYEEGGKQCVERKCP, from the exons ATGAAGTTGGAGCCCTTGTTTTTGACATTGGATCCTATACTGTGAGAGCTGGTTATGCTGGTGAGGACTGCCCCAAG GTGGATTTTCCTACAGCTATTGGTATGGTGGTAGAAAGAGATGACGGAAGCACATTAATGGAAATAGATGGCGATAAAGGCAAACAAGGCGGTCCCACCTACTACATAGATACTAATGCTCTGCGTGTTCCGAGGGAGAATATGGAGGCCATTTCACCTCTAAAAAATGGGATGG TTGAAGACTGGGATAGTTTCCAGGCTATTTTGGATCATACCTACAAAATGCATGTCAAATCAGAAGCCAGtctccatcctgttctcatgTCAGAGGCACCG TGGAATACTAgagcaaagagagagaaactgacaGAGTTAATGTTTGAACACTACAACATCCCTGCCTTCTTCCTTTGCAAAACTGCAGTTTTGACAGC ATTTGCTAATGGTCGTTCTACTGGGCTGATTTTGGACAGTGGAGCCACTCATACCACTGCAATTCCAGTCCACGATGGCTATGTCCTTCAACAAG GCATTGTGAAATCCCCTCTTGCTGGAGACTTTATTACTATGCAGTGCAGAGAACTCTTCCAAGAAATGAATATTGAATTGGTTCCTCCATATATGATTGCATCAAAA GAAGCTGTTCGTGAAGGATCTCCagcaaactggaaaagaaaagagaagttgCCTCAGGTTACGAGGTCTTGGCACAATTATATGTGTAAT TGTGTTATCCAGGATTTTCAAGCTTCGGTACTTCAAGTGTCAGATTCAACTTATGATGAACA AGTGGCTGCACAGATGCCAACTGTTCATTATGAATTCCCCAATGGCTACAATTGTGATTTTGGTGCAGAGCGGCTAAAGATTCCAGAAGGATTATTTGACCCTTCCAATGTAAAG gGGTTATCAGGAAACACAATGTTAGGAGTCAGTCATGTTGTCACCACAAGTGTTGGGATGTGTGATATTGATATCAGACCA GGTCTCTATGGCAGTGTAATAGTGGCAGGAGGAAACACACTAATACAGAGTTTTACTGACAGGTTGAATAGAGAGCTGTCTCAGAAAACTCCTCCA AGTATGCGGTTGAAATTGATTGCAAATAATACAACAGTGGAACGGAGGTTTAGCTCATGGATTGGCGGCTCCATTCTAGCCTCTTTG gGTACCTTTCAACAGATGTGGATTTCCAAGCAAGAATATGAAGAAGGAGGGAAGCAGTGTGTAGAAAGAAAATGCCCTTGA